A stretch of DNA from Micromonospora sp. WMMD1155:
CGGGCAAGCGTCGTACGGCTGCCGGTTCAGCCGGTGGAGGCGGTGGGCCCCGGCGTCGGTGAGCCGCCCGGGCGCGGCGTCGCGGTCGGGACCGGCCGAAGACCATCGGGTACGGGCAGTGCGCTGCCCTTGACGAACTGCTCCCAACTGGTGTTCCAGGCCGTCCAACCGTTGCCCGCCTCCAGCCGGACCTCGGTGCCGGTGACGGTGACCAGATCACCGACCTGGGTGACCTTCATCAGCCAGTCGGCGTTGGCGGGCGAGACGTTCGTGCAGCCGTGCGACACGTTGCGGTGTCCCTGATCCGACACCGACCAGGGCGCGCCGTGGATGAACTCACCGCCCCAGGTGAGGCGTTGCGCGTCCGCGACGTTCACCACGTAGCCGCCGTTCGGCTCGCCACGGGTGTCGAAGGTGGTGCGCTGGTGTTTCTCCATGATGACCATCCTGCCGCTGGACGTCGGAGTGCTCGCCTTGCCCAGGCTGACCGGGATCCTGCGGATCACCGTGCCGTCGCGCAGCACGCGCATCTGCTTGCCGGCGTTGTCGATCTCCAGTGCCACCTGACGCCCGATCCGGAACGTCGCGGTGCGGTCGGTGTCACCGACCCGGTTCCCGCCGATCGGCAGACCTTCCAGAGCGGCCCGGACGCTGACCGTCGTCCCCGGCCGCCAGAAGTCGGGAGCGCGGTAGTAGACCTGGCTGCCGTCGTCCACCCAGGACCAGGTCCCCGGCTGCGGTGGGTCGGTGGTGACGAACAACCGGTGCTGCACCTCGGCGCGGGCCCTCTTGGCGATCGGCGGATCGAATCCGACGGTCACCGGCATCGCCGTGCCGTACGTCCGGCCGTCGGCGACGTACAACGTGCTGGTCACCTGCGGTTTCGTCGACGCCGCCGTGGTGGTGAAGGTCGCCGTGCGGGTGGTGGTCCGGCCGGAGTCGCCGACGGCGGTCGCCTCGACGGTGTAGGTGCTCGCCGGTCGCAGCGGAACGGTGGGCACCCAGGTTGCGCCGTCCTCCCGTCGTTCGGCCCTGACCAGCATGCCCCGGTCGTCGGCGATGCGTACGACGACGATTTCTCCGCCGGTGGCCAGGGCGGTGACCTCGGCGCTGACCGGCACGTCGCGTGACCGGTCGGCGGGCGTGACCGTCACCTTCGGCTCCGGCGCCGGCACCTCCTGCTCGACGGACCGCACGGCGGCCTTCCGCTCGGTGGTGCATCCGCCGACGGCCAGAGGCGTGGCCACGACGGACACCACCACCAGCGCCATCCGTCGTCTCAACCCCATCGAACGCCCCCGGCTCTCGCGTTTCCGTGGCCGCAATTCTTCCGCCCCGGAGCACGTACCGCGCCGTTTCCGGCAATCATGAAGGAAAGTCGGAAAAGTGCCGACCGCGCTCAGTGGGCGGCGGGCTGAATTCGGTCGGCGGAGGACGTCGCCCACGCCACGGCCAGGGACGCGGCGGCAACCGCGTCGGCGACGAAGCACCACGCGACGGACGCCCAGAGGTGAGGCTGAGCCGGGAACAGGTAGTACTGAAGGCTCACCCAGAAGGAGAAGAGCCCGATGGCCACGGTCGTCGCCACCAACGGCCACAACACGTCTGGTTTTCCCACGAGCCCGCAGAGGACCACCAAGGCGACGACCAGGGTCATGGCCAAGTAGGGCAGGTAAACGGCGATACTGGCGGCGCCCCGGCCACCGGCCTCCAGGTCCCCCCACACCTGCGCGTCGCCGGACGAGAACAAACCGTAGCCCAGCACCGCCCAGGCTCCGGCCACCGCGCAGGCGGCCAACGCCCGGCACACCTGCCGGGCAACGACAGCCCCACGTGACGACGACATGCGGGCAGACTATTCGCCGAAGCCCCGCGGCGCTGCCCCGCGCCCCTGAGTTGGAGTGAACACCCAACGCTCGATTACAGTTTTTTGACAAGAATCAGGGAAATGAGATCGATACGACAGCGCGACCGCTCCGGAAAGCGGATCGAGCAATCGCAGAGCGATATTTAAGGCAGACTTAATCGTCTCGATCGCATTCGATGAGGGGCTCGACTCGTACTCTTCCTTCTCGGAAGAAAGGTGACCCCTCTTGTTGAATGTACGATCCACTCCCAGGCTTCGCCGTTCCCTGACCGCCCTGCTGGTGGTGGGC
This window harbors:
- a CDS encoding Ig-like domain-containing protein is translated as MGLRRRMALVVVSVVATPLAVGGCTTERKAAVRSVEQEVPAPEPKVTVTPADRSRDVPVSAEVTALATGGEIVVVRIADDRGMLVRAERREDGATWVPTVPLRPASTYTVEATAVGDSGRTTTRTATFTTTAASTKPQVTSTLYVADGRTYGTAMPVTVGFDPPIAKRARAEVQHRLFVTTDPPQPGTWSWVDDGSQVYYRAPDFWRPGTTVSVRAALEGLPIGGNRVGDTDRTATFRIGRQVALEIDNAGKQMRVLRDGTVIRRIPVSLGKASTPTSSGRMVIMEKHQRTTFDTRGEPNGGYVVNVADAQRLTWGGEFIHGAPWSVSDQGHRNVSHGCTNVSPANADWLMKVTQVGDLVTVTGTEVRLEAGNGWTAWNTSWEQFVKGSALPVPDGLRPVPTATPRPGGSPTPGPTASTG